Proteins from a single region of Vigna radiata var. radiata cultivar VC1973A unplaced genomic scaffold, Vradiata_ver6 scaffold_292, whole genome shotgun sequence:
- the LOC106779001 gene encoding aquaporin TIP1-1-like — MVLATNIRRAQDATHRDNWRAALSEFFSTFIFVFVASGSTVAVKNLTDDVPTALVIVAVANAFAFFVAVSVSTNVSGGHVNPAVSFAAFISGNLTWLRCIFFWIAQILGSVIACLLLKFTSGGQRIPVFELSSGMKVGNAVVLEMVMTFGLVYAVYATTVDPRSRRNGLGAIAPLVIGLVVGANILVGGPFDGASMNPALSFGPALVGWSWENHWVYWVGPLVGGGLAGFLYELVFVSYNSKVPQRLP; from the exons ATGGTGCTCGCCACCAACATCCGTAGGGCCCAAGACGCCACTCACCGCGACAATTGGAGAGCCGCTCTCTCCGAGTTCTTCTCCACATTCATCTTCGTCTTCGTTGCCTCCGGCTCCACCGTTGCCGTCAAAAACCTCACGGACGACGTGCCCACCGCACTCGTCATCGTCGCCGTTGCCAACGCCTTCGCCTTCTTTGTCGCCGTCTCCGTCAGCACAAACGTTTCCGGCGGCCACGTGAACCCCGCAGTCAGCTTCGCCGCCTTTATCAGCGGCAACCTTACCTGGCTCCGCTGCATCTTCTTCTGGATCGCACAGATCCTCGGCTCCGTCATCGCCTGCTTGCTCCTCAAGTTCACCTCCGGCGGGCAG AGAATTCCAGTTTTTGAACTTTCTAGTGGTATGAAAGTGGGAAACGCTGTGGTGTTGGAGATGGTGATGACGTTTGGGTTGGTGTACGCGGTGTATGCTACCACCGTTGACCCCAGGAGCAGAAGGAACGGTTTGGGAGCGATAGCACCACTTGTGATTGGCTTAGTAGTTGGAGCGAATATTTTGGTAGGTGGGCCTTTCGATGGGGCCTCCATGAACCCGGCTTTATCCTTTGGGCCTGCCCTGGTTGGCTGGAGCTGGGAAAACCATTGGGTTTACTGGGTTGGGCCTCTCGTAGGTGGTGGGCTTGCTGGATTTCTTTATGAATTGGTTTTTGTTAGTTACAACAGTAAGGTTCCGCAGAGGTTACCATAG